The following DNA comes from Salminus brasiliensis chromosome 21, fSalBra1.hap2, whole genome shotgun sequence.
GGCTCTGCAGGACAGTGGAGTGAGGTTGGGGCTCTGTGCAGGACAGTGGGGTGAGGTTGGGGCTCTGTGCAGCACAGTGGAGTGAGGTTGGGGCTCTGTGCAGGACAGTGGGGTGAGGTTGGGGCTCTGTGCAGGACAGTGGGGTGAGGTTTGGACTCTGTGCAGGACAGTGGGGTGAGGTTGGGACTCTGTGCAGCACAGTGGAGTGAGGTTGGGGTTCTGTGCAGGACAGTGGGGTGAGGTTGGGACTCTGTGCAGGACAGTGGAGTGAGGTTGGGGCTCTGTGCAGGACAGTGGAGTGAGGTTGGGGCTCTGTGCAGGACAGTGGGGTTCCTCCATCATGTTAGGGGCGTTAAGTTAACCAGGTTCGCACGTTTGCAGCCGTCTTTGGACAGAATGGGACTGCCAAGTGAGGACTAAGGGCAGGGCTGAGGctacaccccacacacaccttctcacccaacattttttttttggtgtgcaAACTTACTGACCCTGATGACTTTACAGTAGCAGAGAACGGGGCCGGGCGTCGGACACCATGACTGCAAGAGTAATAcaagtattttattatttacattaatattattattactatcccCCCCATCTCCTGAACCCCCCCAGTGGAGCTTCACTGGTCTTCTGAGCTTTACATTGAAATCCAGTGCAGTCAGTGTAGACAAATGTAGAGTTTATTTAGGGCACAAATGGTTCGCACTTTGCGGAAGTAAGAAAAGCCATATAAGGAACAGGTGctggacaaaatgtaaaaaaaaaaaaaaaagagagaaaggaaagaaacTGGGAATTGTGGGAGTACTTGATCATATTAAAAATTGCACCTCCAGGTGGGAAGGTCCTGTATAacacagacagagggaggggggggcacTAAAACACAAAATAAGTGCTGAggttaatcaataataataataacaataataatacttgaGGCAGTTTTCAGAAAGAGGCTTTCATAAGACATATATACGACTGCTGCCAACACTTTCTAATGGAAATACAACTCTTACTGCTGCTCCCGTCACAGCGTGGACAGACGGACAGGCCTCAGCCTGAGCTGTGTGTTCGTAGCACCCAAGGCTTACAGAAGCCCAACACACAGCGGACCGCCTGCATAACTGCCACCAGATTTTTTTAGAACGATGTCCAAGATAATCagagatctgcagctgaaatatGCACAGAAATACGTCAATAATTCAGAATTTAATCCAAACTAAAAGATCCGATCATTTTAATCTCTACCCGCCGCCGGACAAAGACACTACATCACGAATTCAAGTGTACTCGGAGTGAGACCACGGATGGACAGCTGGTCGGAGGATCAGGTCGTGCTGGGCTGATGTTAAAGTTCATCGTGAGGTATTTTCAGTGCGTGGTCACAGAGATCTGCAAACACAGCGTCGATGAATATGATTAGACTGTGCAGAAAGCTACCTTCAGCTACATTTCAGCTGGAGGTCgtggagaagaaatgagaggtgGGTCTGAACGTGCACAAGTGTGAAATCTCTGCAGAGGACGTGAACTGActgtatttacacttcaatcacCCAAACAACTTGAGCGGGGGTGTCCGAACATTTGCACAAGCATGCGAATATATATGAAGAGAATtctatattaaaaaagagtatGACTGTAGGGATTACCTGTCCTCTGGCTGCAGAGCCTGTCTTTAACGTTGTCGGACTCATGAGCGAAGAATTCAATAATTTCGTCCTCGTTCTGCTCGACAATCGTCTCACACTGAAAAGTTAAAGaggaaaacagacaaaaatgcacCAATATTATTTCTGATAGCTAATATTTAATCAATACTCTAATcaattttactttattaaatttttatttttttaaattcttttttatgttttggcaCATACCTTtagtatgtttagtttagctgcCATGAATTCATAAATGTCTctgtataaatattatatatacatacatacatacacacacatttatatttatacttttattatttatatttttatttattatgaacgGAAAGTCTAGTTACCTGTGAAAACATTTTTTACCAGGAAAATTCTTgaaaattttgtttttttgtttttcttcttaaaaATTCCAAGACAGTCTTGAGAAATGTTGGGATATTTAATTGTAATGATTATTAAAAtcagaaaatattttattactaaatTAACAATAATCTGCTGtcaaaataagtaaaaatggtcttacttaataataaaaaaaaaaatatatatatatatatatatatattttttttatttatttttttttttacactgacttcctttgaaagttcatgtttttttctgctgttgttgtaaagttgacattttggagttTTTTCTGCGATAATGTTAATCAGAGACACTGTGTCCCCATTCCCTTCCGTTCTATAGAAGTAAAGCCAGTCCACAAACTGTCCACAATGTTGTGCAATCTGCAGACAGAGTCTGCTCAGTAGAGCTCAGAGGCAGGGTGCTAGACTCGCCTACTCATTTAGTagccccgcccccttctcccagaccgagcctcagtgtctcagaccgtcttcactgagcttccagtgcagcagcagagcggatttccccctggattctcggtttgtccggtaagtggacaacagctccaacagtaaaagtgcagctcatggaaGTTCCTCCAAACCTGCCAAACCTGCCTGCCTGTCAATCAATCACTTCCAAACGCAACCAAATGTATGAACAACGACTAACTTTAACTTACAGCAAACTTTAAACTGGAGCTGACTCTGGTGTCTAAGGTCACGTCGGAGAGGTCCATGGAGGTGCCGTCACGGGAGGTATGTCTCACATAGGTCTTCCGCTGAGAGACGGGATCCACGCGTTCCCCGTAATCCTTCATCCGGTCACACACTTCTTCCATCAGTTCTAGAAGATGACCTTCCGAGCGGGCAAGAGGAACCTAGACCACAGAAATGTCAGAGAAACA
Coding sequences within:
- the cnpy2 gene encoding protein canopy homolog 2; amino-acid sequence: MGVQVYVVLLCGLLSLTVLVCGARQSQDIKCGACRALVDEMEWAVSQVDPKKMIQTGSFRINPDGSQSIKEVPLARSEGHLLELMEEVCDRMKDYGERVDPVSQRKTYVRHTSRDGTSMDLSDVTLDTRVSSSLKFACETIVEQNEDEIIEFFAHESDNVKDRLCSQRTDLCDHALKIPHDEL